In Thermomicrobiales bacterium, the sequence ACGAAAAGGGCAACACCTGCATTCTCAATACCTGCAACAACCGCTGGACCGAGACTTTCGCTCGTACGATCGCCATCGATATGGGTTGCTCAGCATTCATTGGGCTGTTCGTGATGACAGGCAAGCAGATCAAAGCAGCTGCCGTGGCCGGCACGATCACAAAGGTCGAATCGATTGGCAAGACGATCCGAGCCGCGCATGCGTCCCACGTCGATCCGGTGGAAGCGGTTCGCGCCGCCACCAACGGTCATCTGATCTGGAAGGGCAAGATCGCAGATCTGAACCGGCGCACCGAAACCGGATTCGCGCGCGGGACAGCGTTGATCGATGGTGTGGACGAGTATGAAGGTCGTCGCCTTGCGATCGATTTCCAGAACGAGTTTCTGATCGCTCGCGAAGGAGACCGAACGATCGCCAGCACGCCGGACCTGATCACGATTCTCGACTCCGAGGCGGGCAATGCGATTACGACCGAATCGCTGCGATACGGCTACCGTGTCGCGGTGTTGGGGATACCCTGCGACCCCCGTTGGCGGACTGCGGGTGGGATCGAGCTCGCCGGTCCTCGCTATTTCGGATACGACATCGAGTACTCGCCTATCGAATCACTTGCTGCGGAAGACTGAAATGGACGAGCAGAATGCGGTCTTGACCGAGGCACAGGCGAACGAGTTGATCTCGTTTCTCTTGAGTTCCGCGGAAATCACGTTGAAGGAGCCGATTCACTATGGGCCATTGCGTCTGGTGGACGCGGTTAGCCGGCTCATTGGATTCATGGAGTCCAACGGCTCCGTACCGGACGACGGCTACCTCGCAAACCTGAAGGATGAGATCGATGTCAAGAAGCAGTGGTGCATGTGGGACAAGCCGGCCTTCTATGACTTTCTTCGCAACGCACCTCGCGGAATGGCTGAGTATGTGGTGACCACCTCAGAGGGCAGCACCGAATGAGCAAAGAGAGCGATCTCGTCTTTCAGAACATGATGACCCGGCGAGCGGTACGCTCGTTCACCGGCGAATCAGTTTCTGACGATGCGCTGTGGGAGATCGTCCAGGCCGGGCGATGGGCCGCCAGCGGCGGGAATCTGCGACCACACCGCTTCTTGATCACACGCGATTCGGACAGGATTCGCCAGATCCGATCGTTCTCTCCCGGGATGCTGGCCGAACCGCATGCAATCATCGCGATTCTGATCGACTGGGACCAGGTGTCGCGTGAGTTCTCCTCTATCGAACCCTCGATGATTCCTTATGTCGATGTTGGAACCGCTGCGCAAAACATGCTGAACATGGCTCATGCGCTTGGAGTTGGAAGCTGTCCGGTGACCTCGTTCAGCCAGTCGGGCATCGCAGGCGTGATCGGCCTTCCGCCGAACATGTCCGTGGAACTGCTCATCATGCTGGGCGATCCAAAGCCGGTGGACCGTGGCCTCGCCGCAGATGCTCCGAAGTCGGTGACCACCCGTGACCTCACCTCATGGGAGCAGTTCGGCAACCACGATCGAGACTAGCCGACATGAAAGGATACGTCCCTTGGGCTTGAAGTTGAGTCGCGAGGATCTGAAGGATCTGGCACGCGGGGCGGCCTTCCTGGGAACGGGAGGCGGTGGAAATCCGTATGTCGGCCGGCTTATGGTCG encodes:
- a CDS encoding DUF917 domain-containing protein codes for the protein EKGNTCILNTCNNRWTETFARTIAIDMGCSAFIGLFVMTGKQIKAAAVAGTITKVESIGKTIRAAHASHVDPVEAVRAATNGHLIWKGKIADLNRRTETGFARGTALIDGVDEYEGRRLAIDFQNEFLIAREGDRTIASTPDLITILDSEAGNAITTESLRYGYRVAVLGIPCDPRWRTAGGIELAGPRYFGYDIEYSPIESLAAED
- a CDS encoding DUF6092 family protein, whose translation is MDEQNAVLTEAQANELISFLLSSAEITLKEPIHYGPLRLVDAVSRLIGFMESNGSVPDDGYLANLKDEIDVKKQWCMWDKPAFYDFLRNAPRGMAEYVVTTSEGSTE
- a CDS encoding nitroreductase family protein, with translation MSKESDLVFQNMMTRRAVRSFTGESVSDDALWEIVQAGRWAASGGNLRPHRFLITRDSDRIRQIRSFSPGMLAEPHAIIAILIDWDQVSREFSSIEPSMIPYVDVGTAAQNMLNMAHALGVGSCPVTSFSQSGIAGVIGLPPNMSVELLIMLGDPKPVDRGLAADAPKSVTTRDLTSWEQFGNHDRD